One window of the Anomaloglossus baeobatrachus isolate aAnoBae1 chromosome 12, aAnoBae1.hap1, whole genome shotgun sequence genome contains the following:
- the LOC142257916 gene encoding apolipoprotein A-II-like, with amino-acid sequence MKVLALAVLILAVGSLEAGVVKREVPTAQQVSDMFQNLFETLQTSVQDLANKIQTGEIQAQAGQLLEQTKFQTEPIKVEFEKILAKLVDAGKKLTAS; translated from the exons aTGAAAGTCTTGGCTTTGGCCGTGCTTATCCTCGCCGTCGGCAGCCTAGAGG CCGGCGTAGTAAAGAGAGAAGTCCCCACTGCCCAGCAGGTCAGCGATATGTTTCAGAATTTGTTTGAAACCCTCCAAACCAGTGTACAGGACCTGGCCAACAAGATCCAGACCGGAGAGATCCAGGCCCAGGCCGG GCAACTGTTGGAGCAAACCAAATTCCAGACGGAGCCAATCAAGGTCGAGTTCGAGAAGATTTTAGCCAAGCTCGTCGACGCCGGGAAGAAACTGACGGCTTCCTGA